In the Aneurinibacillus soli genome, one interval contains:
- a CDS encoding TnsD family Tn7-like transposition protein — protein MCGMLSKRALEWDLFKIYNRMGRKSVLFPQNLSAFIANLPPASKLSVQEVILNHTMYPFYTAFLSREKSDLVFNGMVKENGKSIETMVGMAGSKVKSDNYLKYCPLCFKEDMEKLGESYWRRLPQIPGALYCPKHQVLFKNSNVVITDSRNDFLCADEETCNADLTEDFYSNQVRELNLKYMENASYLLFRNQARKELSFIIKFYIDKLRKKGFASKGGTLYIAKLLEAFSYFYPSGYLELMQSSIDVKQEANWLRLFVRNNNKNRSPLRHILFLQFLEIGVEELFESNTAIGKRAVVGNRMPSYSIGEKRREWLKLIEANPEANRSELKRLGKGLHTWIYAHDKDWYDEVTPKTKIRKEKTETVDWEKRDETCLVLAKKAVEKLLHTEGKPIRIVPSNIRRTIGVKRWFLNDNLVKTQQYLKEVTEDIESYRVRKIKWAIDEMNKNGERLTVYKIQLKAGFGGGNKKIKSLIQYISEK, from the coding sequence ATGTGCGGAATGCTTAGTAAACGTGCTTTAGAATGGGACTTATTCAAAATATATAATAGGATGGGACGGAAATCAGTTCTGTTCCCACAAAACTTAAGTGCATTCATAGCAAATCTTCCTCCTGCGTCTAAGCTGTCCGTACAGGAGGTTATTTTAAATCATACCATGTATCCGTTTTATACAGCTTTCTTATCTCGCGAAAAATCAGACTTGGTGTTTAATGGTATGGTTAAAGAAAATGGCAAATCGATTGAGACGATGGTTGGAATGGCCGGAAGCAAAGTTAAGTCGGATAACTATTTAAAATATTGCCCTCTATGCTTTAAAGAAGATATGGAGAAATTGGGAGAAAGTTATTGGAGAAGACTTCCCCAAATTCCTGGGGCTTTGTACTGTCCAAAGCATCAGGTTCTTTTTAAAAACAGCAACGTAGTAATAACAGACAGCCGAAATGATTTTTTGTGTGCGGATGAGGAGACATGTAATGCTGATTTAACAGAGGATTTTTATTCAAATCAAGTCAGAGAACTGAATTTGAAGTACATGGAGAATGCTTCATATTTATTGTTTCGTAATCAAGCGAGGAAGGAGCTTTCCTTTATTATAAAATTTTACATTGATAAGTTGAGGAAAAAGGGATTTGCATCTAAGGGCGGTACTTTGTATATAGCTAAGCTGTTAGAGGCCTTTTCGTATTTTTATCCATCGGGCTATTTAGAGCTAATGCAAAGTAGTATAGACGTTAAACAAGAAGCAAACTGGCTAAGGCTCTTTGTCAGAAACAACAACAAGAACAGAAGTCCCCTGAGACATATTCTCTTTCTGCAATTTTTGGAGATTGGCGTAGAAGAACTGTTTGAGAGTAATACAGCAATTGGTAAACGAGCGGTCGTAGGAAATCGTATGCCTTCCTATTCAATTGGAGAAAAAAGAAGAGAATGGTTAAAATTGATTGAAGCTAATCCAGAAGCTAATCGAAGTGAATTAAAGCGATTAGGTAAAGGTCTTCATACGTGGATATACGCTCATGATAAGGATTGGTATGATGAAGTAACTCCCAAGACTAAAATAAGAAAGGAAAAAACTGAAACTGTAGACTGGGAGAAGAGAGATGAAACGTGTTTAGTACTTGCAAAAAAAGCTGTAGAAAAGCTTTTACATACAGAAGGAAAACCAATACGGATTGTTCCGAGTAATATAAGAAGAACGATTGGTGTTAAGAGATGGTTTTTAAATGATAATCTTGTAAAAACCCAACAGTATTTAAAAGAGGTAACTGAAGATATTGAAAGTTATCGGGTGCGAAAAATTAAATGGGCAATTGATGAAATGAATAAGAATGGTGAAAGACTTACGGTATATAAAATTCAGTTGAAAGCAGGATTTGGAGGAGGAAACAAGAAAATCAAGTCTTTAATCCAATACATATCAGAAAAATGA
- a CDS encoding DUF5986 family protein, translating to MSTNFALQSFEEKRKLVECLMSGTAINAEKKNADKGITKNKFRNSNSDEVNQVVYENFKDKYIIDTYKENGYEHIRMYSVENKHLYVPLRETTFQEQLVQKDNSNVSVHYLYAYAYRNRWMIKDSLMPIGQLAFLDEGIGSHKELLIQQKVEEVIKGIDVEVTQLITYDVVRGKVISVKARVLNPEITLPSIFEEDLSEYIVSYDNEDESVGFAVEPQYEELSDEMHEQVISDLLKLKRKQKDQDED from the coding sequence TTGTCTACTAATTTTGCCTTGCAGAGTTTTGAAGAAAAGAGAAAGTTAGTTGAATGTCTGATGAGCGGTACTGCAATTAATGCTGAGAAAAAGAATGCGGACAAGGGTATAACTAAAAATAAATTCAGAAACTCCAACTCGGACGAAGTAAATCAAGTTGTGTATGAGAATTTTAAAGATAAATACATTATTGACACTTACAAAGAAAATGGTTATGAACATATTCGTATGTATTCAGTTGAGAATAAGCATTTGTATGTACCATTAAGGGAGACGACCTTCCAAGAGCAATTGGTGCAAAAAGATAACTCGAACGTATCCGTCCACTACTTATATGCTTATGCTTACAGGAATCGTTGGATGATTAAGGACTCCCTCATGCCGATAGGACAATTGGCATTCTTGGATGAAGGTATTGGATCTCACAAAGAGCTTCTAATCCAACAAAAGGTTGAGGAAGTCATCAAAGGCATAGATGTTGAAGTTACCCAGCTAATTACATATGATGTTGTTCGAGGCAAAGTGATTTCTGTTAAGGCAAGGGTTTTGAACCCTGAAATAACATTACCTTCAATATTTGAAGAAGATCTGAGTGAGTATATTGTTTCTTACGACAATGAAGATGAATCAGTTGGATTTGCTGTTGAACCACAGTATGAAGAACTATCGGATGAAATGCACGAACAGGTTATCAGTGATTTACTTAAGCTTAAGCGTAAGCAAAAGGATCAAGATGAAGATTAA
- a CDS encoding DUF1643 domain-containing protein, with translation MMSSEQKWYILDAYNDFDMEKDVRYRLFRRWDSTKPKVGVIMFNPKQVNPNPFVLGQTLGKITKLLVDQHQHGSIEVVNLFAKTSDSKKLFPREYKKFDSENFEYIQKVVEESEKVVLFWGNGGSVVSKNPRFIELLKKHNHKLWCFGITNKSQPKYVRTLGDSNELISCKVDNNGNICVI, from the coding sequence ATGATGTCGAGTGAACAGAAATGGTATATATTGGATGCCTATAATGATTTTGATATGGAAAAGGACGTTCGATACCGATTATTTAGAAGGTGGGACAGTACAAAGCCTAAAGTTGGAGTGATCATGTTTAATCCAAAACAAGTAAATCCCAACCCGTTTGTACTTGGTCAAACATTGGGGAAAATAACCAAGTTGCTCGTTGACCAACACCAACATGGTTCGATTGAAGTGGTAAACTTATTTGCAAAGACAAGCGACTCAAAGAAATTATTCCCAAGGGAATATAAGAAGTTTGATAGCGAAAATTTCGAATATATCCAGAAAGTTGTTGAGGAATCCGAGAAGGTTGTACTATTTTGGGGTAATGGTGGATCTGTGGTTAGTAAGAATCCAAGGTTTATTGAACTTCTAAAAAAACACAATCATAAATTGTGGTGCTTCGGTATTACAAACAAGTCCCAGCCTAAATATGTACGCACTCTTGGTGATAGTAATGAGTTGATAAGTTGTAAGGTAGACAATAATGGCAACATATGTGTGATTTAG
- a CDS encoding helix-turn-helix domain-containing protein: protein MVFVNTFNKNRLKSARIFSGFTISDLAEQSGVSKQAISQFENGKNKPTLETLMKLMYVLKLPREYFYEADSIEEVQVGNTFFRSLVSTSKKERLSQIEKTRYFSRICDFLERYIDFPTVNLPSIKDLIELTDKKVDNPHLLEREDIEDIALALRKYWGIGEDPITNIVFLLEKNGVVMTSLATDTHKIDAFSQRQMINNRERYVIILGDGKQSACRRQFDTAHELGHMLLHNWNTDFNDIYLEEHRLIEQQADSFAGAFLLPKDSFLKDLHYPNNLNFYIELKKKWKVSIQAMIVRAFHLDAINYNQYTYLMKKMNQKNMRKKEPLDDVLNVPQPMLIRKAVEMLLKANVLKPRDIIEADGLMLTQEIVEYLLNLEKGTLSEEKKDNVEVLLQFRSSNNYT from the coding sequence ATGGTTTTCGTAAATACCTTTAATAAAAACAGGTTGAAGTCAGCAAGAATATTTTCAGGGTTTACGATATCCGATTTAGCCGAACAATCAGGTGTTTCAAAGCAAGCGATTTCTCAGTTTGAGAATGGTAAAAATAAACCAACCTTAGAAACACTTATGAAGCTTATGTATGTTCTTAAACTCCCGAGAGAATATTTTTATGAAGCAGATTCAATTGAAGAAGTTCAAGTTGGAAACACTTTCTTTAGGTCATTGGTATCCACATCAAAAAAAGAACGTTTGTCTCAAATCGAAAAAACAAGGTACTTTTCGAGGATCTGTGATTTCCTCGAAAGATACATTGATTTTCCTACAGTAAATTTACCGAGCATTAAGGATTTGATTGAGCTTACAGACAAGAAAGTGGACAATCCACATTTATTGGAACGTGAGGATATTGAAGACATAGCATTGGCTTTGAGGAAATATTGGGGGATTGGTGAAGATCCAATAACTAATATCGTTTTCTTATTGGAGAAAAATGGAGTTGTTATGACATCTTTAGCTACAGACACTCATAAAATTGATGCCTTTAGCCAGAGACAAATGATAAATAATAGAGAGAGATATGTGATTATTCTTGGTGATGGTAAACAGTCGGCATGTAGAAGGCAATTTGATACTGCTCATGAGTTAGGCCATATGCTATTACATAACTGGAATACTGATTTTAATGATATTTATCTTGAGGAGCACCGCTTAATTGAGCAACAGGCAGATTCATTTGCAGGGGCATTTTTATTGCCCAAAGATTCTTTCCTAAAAGATCTCCATTACCCAAATAATCTAAACTTCTATATAGAATTGAAGAAAAAATGGAAAGTATCAATTCAAGCTATGATAGTAAGAGCATTTCATTTGGACGCAATAAATTATAATCAGTACACTTACTTGATGAAGAAAATGAATCAAAAAAATATGAGAAAAAAAGAGCCATTGGATGATGTTTTAAATGTTCCGCAACCTATGTTAATAAGAAAAGCAGTGGAAATGTTATTAAAGGCTAATGTTTTGAAGCCAAGGGATATTATAGAAGCGGACGGCTTAATGCTCACACAGGAGATTGTGGAGTATTTGCTAAACCTTGAAAAAGGTACGTTAAGTGAGGAGAAAAAGGATAACGTAGAGGTTTTATTACAGTTCAGGAGTTCAAACAACTACACATAA